A portion of the Burkholderia sp. GAS332 genome contains these proteins:
- a CDS encoding succinate-semialdehyde dehydrogenase / glutarate-semialdehyde dehydrogenase, which produces MAYQSVNPNNGKVLKSFEKLTDAQLEKSIAAAETCFQTWKHTTYAQRAEVVAKAATLMRQNVDEFARLATLEMGKRIDEARGEVKFSADILAYYAEHAKTFLAPTKLNPKIGEAHMENSPFGVLFCVEPWNFPYYQLARVAGPQLMAGNVLVVKHAGCVPQCAIAFEKLLLDAGAPKGAYTNLLISHEQSERIIDDPRIKGVALTGSVEAGRSIAARAGQNLKKTSMELGGSDAFIVLDDADLEKTVPWAVWGRMYNAGQTCCAAKRFIVLDSIADKFLAKFKTALSELKAGDPMDEKTTHGPLSTEAALVQLLKQVDDAVAHGATLVMGGKRIDRPGSFMETTILTDIKPDNPAFRDEFFGPVVSFFRVKDEAAAIALANDSDFGLGGSVFTEDVARGKRVASGVETGMMFINNIDWSDAELPFGGIKDSGYGRELGNMGIQEFVNTKLVRTAHLDAPA; this is translated from the coding sequence ATGGCTTACCAAAGCGTCAACCCTAACAACGGCAAGGTCCTGAAGAGCTTCGAAAAACTAACCGATGCGCAACTTGAAAAGTCGATCGCCGCTGCCGAGACCTGTTTCCAGACATGGAAGCACACTACGTACGCCCAGCGTGCCGAAGTCGTGGCTAAGGCCGCGACGCTAATGCGTCAGAACGTCGACGAATTTGCCAGACTGGCGACCCTTGAAATGGGCAAGCGCATCGATGAAGCACGTGGCGAAGTCAAGTTCAGCGCCGACATCCTCGCTTATTACGCTGAGCACGCGAAAACTTTTCTGGCACCGACCAAGCTGAATCCGAAAATCGGTGAGGCGCACATGGAGAACAGTCCGTTTGGCGTGCTCTTCTGCGTGGAGCCATGGAATTTTCCGTATTACCAGCTTGCACGTGTCGCCGGCCCGCAACTAATGGCGGGTAACGTGCTGGTGGTCAAGCATGCAGGCTGCGTACCGCAATGCGCGATCGCCTTCGAGAAACTCCTGCTCGATGCGGGCGCGCCTAAAGGGGCCTACACGAACCTGCTGATCTCGCACGAACAGTCCGAGCGAATCATCGACGATCCGCGCATCAAGGGTGTGGCGTTGACGGGCAGCGTCGAGGCTGGCAGAAGTATTGCGGCGCGAGCGGGGCAGAACCTCAAGAAGACGTCGATGGAGCTAGGCGGCAGCGATGCGTTCATCGTGCTCGACGACGCCGACCTCGAGAAGACCGTTCCGTGGGCCGTATGGGGGCGGATGTATAACGCCGGCCAGACGTGCTGCGCAGCGAAGCGATTCATCGTTCTCGATTCGATTGCCGACAAGTTTCTTGCGAAGTTCAAGACCGCGCTTTCCGAATTGAAGGCGGGCGATCCGATGGACGAGAAGACCACGCACGGCCCCTTGTCCACCGAGGCGGCGCTGGTTCAACTGCTCAAGCAGGTCGACGATGCAGTGGCACATGGCGCCACGCTGGTGATGGGCGGCAAGCGTATCGACCGTCCCGGCTCGTTCATGGAAACCACCATCCTGACGGACATCAAGCCTGACAATCCAGCCTTCCGCGATGAGTTCTTCGGCCCGGTCGTGTCGTTCTTCCGCGTCAAGGACGAGGCCGCAGCGATTGCGCTCGCCAACGACTCGGACTTCGGTCTGGGCGGTTCGGTCTTCACCGAAGACGTAGCACGCGGCAAACGCGTGGCGAGCGGTGTCGAAACCGGAATGATGTTCATCAATAACATCGACTGGTCCGATGCGGAACTGCCGTTTGGCGGCATCAAGGATTCCGGCTACGGGCGTGAGCTCGGCAATATGGGCATCCAGGAGTTCGTCAACACGAAGCTGGTTCGCACCGCCCACCTCGACGCACCGGCCTGA
- a CDS encoding Hemerythrin-like domain-containing protein produces the protein MRTIIEKLCTEHVRLARLVRLLNGHSCQRTDASAPNIALLVDALCYLTRFPDISHHVIEDRMVEKLLAKKALSIEFGHEIETQHQALIRDGRDLLQDLESAVRGENMSQELVDSRVRLYAERLRHNMVIEELTLFPAAEKNLNDEDWSEIESTGAYGQTDPLFEGAVDERFAQLYRVITAEATVASVEEPF, from the coding sequence ATGCGCACCATCATTGAGAAACTTTGCACGGAGCACGTCAGGCTTGCGCGATTGGTGCGCCTGCTCAACGGTCACTCGTGCCAGCGCACGGATGCCTCTGCGCCGAATATCGCGTTGCTGGTCGATGCGCTTTGCTATTTGACGCGCTTTCCCGACATCAGCCACCACGTCATCGAAGACCGTATGGTCGAAAAACTGCTGGCGAAGAAAGCGCTATCGATTGAATTCGGTCACGAAATCGAGACCCAGCATCAGGCGTTGATCCGGGACGGCCGCGATCTGTTGCAGGATCTGGAGTCCGCCGTCCGTGGCGAAAACATGTCGCAGGAACTCGTCGATAGCCGCGTTCGGCTCTACGCTGAGCGGTTGCGACACAACATGGTCATCGAGGAACTGACGCTGTTCCCGGCCGCAGAGAAAAACCTCAACGATGAAGACTGGAGTGAGATCGAAAGCACCGGCGCATACGGACAAACCGATCCGCTCTTCGAAGGTGCGGTGGACGAGCGGTTCGCTCAACTGTATCGGGTCATTACCGCAGAAGCGACGGTTGCCAGCGTTGAAGAACCCTTCTGA
- a CDS encoding alcohol dehydrogenase, propanol-preferring: protein MLAMVFDGTSPVLRETQVADPVAGAGELLIDVHACGVCRTDLHVVDRDLTEPKIPLIPGHEIVGVVAAVGEGVHDFKPGDRVGVPWLGHTCGHCSYCLKHRENLCDHPGFTGYTIDGGYAERTVADSRYCLHLPPVYADAEAAPLLCAGVIGYRTLDMAGDAARIGIYGFGAAAHIVAQVARHQGRTIYAFTRPGDTAAQQLALRSGARWAGSSDEAPPEELDAALIFAPVGALVPIALKALVKGGIVVCGGIHMSEIPAFSYDLLWEERRICSVANLTREDGAAFMRLAGEFKLEIQVTRYPMKDANRALSDLREGRLTGAAVLVTQNESHNRH from the coding sequence ATGCTAGCCATGGTGTTTGACGGTACTTCGCCCGTGTTGCGGGAGACGCAGGTTGCCGACCCAGTCGCAGGAGCCGGCGAGTTGCTGATCGATGTTCACGCCTGTGGCGTATGCCGCACTGACCTGCACGTTGTCGATCGCGATCTGACCGAACCGAAAATCCCGCTCATCCCCGGCCACGAGATAGTGGGTGTGGTCGCTGCGGTGGGCGAGGGCGTGCACGACTTCAAGCCAGGGGATCGGGTGGGGGTGCCATGGCTCGGACACACCTGCGGCCATTGCAGCTACTGCCTGAAGCACCGGGAGAACCTGTGCGACCACCCCGGTTTCACGGGCTACACGATCGACGGCGGTTATGCGGAACGGACCGTTGCGGATAGCCGCTATTGCTTACATTTGCCGCCTGTCTACGCCGACGCAGAGGCGGCACCGCTGCTCTGTGCCGGTGTCATCGGCTACCGCACGCTGGACATGGCCGGGGACGCCGCGCGCATAGGGATCTACGGGTTTGGCGCGGCCGCGCATATCGTCGCTCAGGTCGCTCGTCACCAGGGGCGCACGATCTACGCGTTCACGCGCCCGGGCGATACCGCGGCACAACAGCTCGCGCTTCGATCCGGCGCACGATGGGCCGGGAGTAGTGATGAAGCGCCGCCAGAAGAGCTTGACGCCGCGCTCATCTTCGCCCCGGTGGGCGCGCTGGTTCCGATCGCGCTCAAAGCGCTCGTCAAAGGCGGGATCGTCGTCTGTGGCGGAATTCATATGAGCGAGATTCCGGCTTTCTCCTACGACCTCCTGTGGGAGGAGCGACGAATCTGTTCGGTCGCCAACCTCACGAGAGAAGATGGCGCGGCGTTTATGCGCCTCGCCGGCGAGTTTAAGCTCGAGATCCAGGTGACGCGCTATCCGATGAAGGACGCAAATAGGGCGCTTTCAGATCTACGAGAAGGGCGTCTCACGGGCGCTGCGGTGCTTGTGACGCAGAATGAGTCTCACAACCGGCATTAG
- a CDS encoding NAD(P) transhydrogenase subunit alpha, producing the protein MDFQISISGFVAIYIFMLAAFAGWVIIGHVPAILHTPLMSGSNFVHGIVVVGGIYALLNASTVQEQVIGFVAVLLGAGNAAGGYAVTDRMLAMFKTSGHPAAHGAHSKSGSVKSIHAKKH; encoded by the coding sequence ATGGACTTCCAGATCAGCATTTCCGGCTTCGTCGCGATTTACATCTTCATGCTGGCCGCTTTCGCCGGCTGGGTGATCATCGGACACGTGCCGGCCATCCTGCATACGCCGCTTATGTCGGGTTCGAATTTCGTGCACGGCATTGTCGTGGTGGGCGGCATCTATGCGCTGCTCAACGCGAGCACGGTACAGGAGCAGGTGATCGGCTTCGTCGCTGTGTTGCTCGGCGCGGGCAATGCCGCAGGCGGCTATGCCGTCACTGACCGCATGCTCGCCATGTTCAAGACCAGCGGCCACCCCGCGGCGCACGGCGCGCACAGCAAGTCCGGCTCCGTGAAGTCCATCCACGCAAAGAAGCATTGA
- a CDS encoding Universal stress protein family protein, with amino-acid sequence MSYKSIVVHLDTSERAHPRLELALRAAKQFGAHLTGMFSVFVPDPRSFDVMAGSAEYYSAHEKVRHERRAALERLFHAELGRAKVEGDWITTDECANLAVPRRGRTADLLIAGQGDPQDPEAYVGDHFPEDLLMATGRPVLMIPYVGAFPSLGSEVMVAWDGSREATRAVHDALPFMQRAKRTTIITVNGRKDEPADSRPAGTDIAAVIARHGVKVEVINIDEVGGASIGDALLCHASDLGADLIVMGAYGHARWQERVMGGATREILKSMTLPVLMSH; translated from the coding sequence ATGAGCTACAAAAGCATCGTCGTACACCTCGACACCAGCGAACGCGCGCATCCGCGGCTCGAACTAGCCCTGCGGGCGGCAAAGCAGTTCGGTGCGCATCTCACCGGCATGTTCTCGGTCTTCGTGCCCGACCCGCGGTCGTTCGACGTGATGGCAGGTTCTGCGGAGTACTACAGCGCCCACGAGAAGGTACGCCACGAGCGACGTGCGGCGCTCGAGCGTCTCTTCCACGCCGAGCTAGGCCGCGCGAAGGTTGAGGGCGACTGGATTACCACCGACGAATGCGCGAATCTCGCCGTCCCGCGCCGTGGCCGCACCGCAGACCTGCTTATCGCGGGTCAGGGCGATCCACAAGACCCTGAAGCCTACGTCGGCGATCACTTCCCGGAAGATCTCCTTATGGCTACGGGCCGCCCGGTGCTGATGATCCCTTACGTCGGCGCCTTTCCCTCGCTCGGTAGCGAAGTGATGGTCGCGTGGGACGGCAGTCGCGAAGCCACTCGGGCCGTTCACGACGCACTGCCGTTCATGCAGCGAGCGAAGAGGACGACGATCATCACAGTGAACGGGAGGAAAGACGAACCGGCCGACAGCCGCCCTGCCGGAACCGATATCGCGGCCGTGATTGCGCGGCACGGTGTCAAGGTCGAAGTGATCAATATCGACGAGGTGGGCGGTGCGTCAATCGGCGATGCGCTGCTGTGTCACGCCTCTGATCTCGGCGCTGACTTGATCGTGATGGGCGCTTACGGGCATGCGCGCTGGCAGGAACGGGTGATGGGAGGCGCGACCCGGGAAATTCTAAAATCGATGACGCTGCCGGTGCTGATGTCGCATTAG
- a CDS encoding PRC-barrel domain-containing protein, whose protein sequence is MTASHRKQSEVTMKRFNYSLPAVLLVMAMTSGPLWAQGTPQTISAKRVDVVQLASGYRASKINGSSVYNRNKDAIGTIDDLIVGPADPAPYLILSVGGFLGMGTHLVAVPFSSVQIVDKQMRLPDATKESLRALPEFKYAPD, encoded by the coding sequence ATGACCGCGTCGCATCGCAAACAGAGTGAGGTCACCATGAAACGATTTAACTATTCATTGCCGGCGGTTCTACTGGTCATGGCGATGACCAGTGGGCCGCTTTGGGCTCAAGGAACACCCCAAACAATCAGTGCGAAGCGAGTCGACGTGGTACAACTGGCGAGCGGGTATCGCGCCTCGAAGATCAACGGTTCTTCCGTCTACAACCGCAACAAGGACGCGATCGGCACTATCGATGATCTGATCGTCGGCCCAGCCGATCCAGCACCGTACCTGATCCTTTCGGTGGGCGGATTTCTGGGGATGGGGACTCATCTGGTCGCGGTACCGTTCAGCAGCGTTCAGATCGTCGACAAACAAATGCGGCTACCGGATGCGACCAAAGAATCCCTGAGGGCGTTGCCCGAGTTCAAGTACGCGCCGGACTAG
- a CDS encoding NAD(P) transhydrogenase subunit beta: MLTLLPQLGIGAVDLAAAFLFLYGLHRMSSPVTAPSGIFVAGIGMAVAVLASFLYAFDVSAAARPNLPVNLGLAVVALALGGGVAWWGGRKVAMTAMPQMVAIYNGMGGGAAGAIAAVELFGNKAQGAIALIMTLLGALIGAVSLSGSLIAWAKLDGVINKPVRVKGQQVFNGLVLLATFVVGGYIVVASADKAALILAMPTWIYLFFGCALALGILMTLPIGGADMPVVISIFNAFTGLAVGIEGYVLQNPALMIAGMVVGAAGMLLTLLMAKAMNRSVSNVIFTNFGEVATRKQGKIKGSLKPTQAGDAGIAMRYAASVIIVPGYGLAVSQGQGKLYEFVKMLQAGGVSVKFAVHPVAGRMPGQMDVLLAEAGVPYDMIFQLEDINDQFAATDVALVIGANDVVNPAARTDKSSAIYGMPILNADHAKQVFVIKRGEGKGYAGIVNELFYADNCNMVYGDAQAVLIKMSEAVRALGLPAVA; encoded by the coding sequence ATGTTGACCCTGCTCCCCCAACTCGGCATCGGCGCGGTCGATCTCGCTGCTGCTTTTCTCTTTCTCTACGGCCTGCACCGCATGTCGTCGCCGGTGACGGCGCCCTCAGGCATTTTCGTCGCCGGCATTGGTATGGCCGTGGCCGTGCTTGCGAGCTTCCTGTACGCCTTCGACGTCAGCGCGGCGGCCCGGCCCAATCTGCCGGTTAATCTCGGGCTCGCCGTCGTTGCGTTGGCACTGGGCGGCGGGGTGGCCTGGTGGGGCGGCCGCAAGGTGGCGATGACCGCCATGCCGCAAATGGTGGCGATCTACAACGGCATGGGCGGCGGCGCGGCCGGCGCGATTGCCGCGGTGGAACTGTTCGGCAACAAGGCGCAGGGCGCGATCGCGCTCATCATGACCTTGCTAGGCGCGCTGATCGGCGCGGTGTCCCTGTCGGGTTCGCTGATCGCCTGGGCCAAGCTCGATGGCGTCATCAACAAGCCTGTCCGAGTGAAAGGGCAGCAGGTGTTCAATGGACTGGTGCTGCTGGCTACCTTCGTGGTTGGCGGCTACATCGTCGTCGCAAGCGCGGACAAGGCAGCGCTGATATTGGCGATGCCGACCTGGATCTACCTGTTCTTCGGCTGCGCGCTGGCGCTCGGCATCCTGATGACGCTGCCAATTGGCGGCGCCGACATGCCAGTGGTGATTTCGATCTTTAACGCCTTTACCGGCCTCGCGGTCGGCATTGAAGGCTACGTGCTGCAGAACCCCGCGCTGATGATTGCCGGCATGGTGGTCGGTGCAGCCGGTATGTTGCTGACGCTGCTGATGGCCAAGGCCATGAACCGTTCCGTGAGCAATGTGATCTTCACCAACTTCGGTGAGGTCGCCACGCGCAAGCAGGGCAAGATCAAGGGCAGCCTGAAGCCGACACAAGCCGGCGACGCAGGCATCGCGATGCGCTATGCGGCTTCGGTGATCATCGTTCCGGGTTACGGTCTCGCCGTCTCGCAGGGTCAAGGCAAGCTATACGAATTCGTCAAGATGCTGCAGGCAGGCGGCGTGTCGGTGAAGTTTGCGGTTCACCCCGTGGCCGGCCGCATGCCGGGCCAGATGGATGTCTTGCTGGCCGAGGCCGGCGTGCCCTACGACATGATCTTCCAACTCGAGGACATCAACGACCAGTTCGCCGCCACCGATGTGGCGCTCGTGATCGGCGCCAACGACGTGGTGAACCCGGCGGCGCGCACCGACAAATCCTCAGCCATTTACGGCATGCCGATTCTCAACGCCGACCACGCGAAGCAGGTGTTCGTGATCAAGCGCGGGGAAGGCAAGGGCTACGCCGGCATCGTCAATGAACTCTTCTACGCAGACAACTGCAACATGGTCTATGGCGACGCCCAGGCCGTGCTCATCAAGATGAGTGAAGCGGTCAGGGCGCTCGGATTGCCCGCTGTGGCCTAG
- a CDS encoding NAD(P) transhydrogenase subunit alpha, translating to MYINVAVLTETRAHERRVALVPSVVQKLVKLGARLHMQPGAGAAIHLDDAAFEDVAFIADRAALVKDADVVLAVQPPALEVVNAMKEGAILVSFIYAHNEPALVKRLLDKKITCFAMERVPRITRAQSMDALSSQSALAGYYAVQLGSTHLARVVPKITSAAGSIGPAHVLVMGLGVAGLEAIATAHRLGAVVEGYDVRPETQEQALSLGATFVDTGIDARGKGGYARELSAEEKTKVADVLTKHIQSADLIITTAAIPGKTSPKLISHAQVAGMKAGSVIVDLSAEGGGNCEDTRPGETTRIGNVTIVAPLNVPSLLGEDASELYAKNQYNLLALIMKNNVIEIDWSDEVLAKTVLTHAGENKAEASDEAAKPVVAAKKPPAKAAPVTPA from the coding sequence ATGTATATCAACGTTGCCGTTCTGACGGAAACCCGGGCCCATGAGCGCCGTGTGGCGCTCGTGCCCTCCGTGGTCCAGAAACTGGTCAAACTGGGTGCCCGGCTGCACATGCAGCCGGGGGCGGGCGCAGCGATTCATCTGGACGACGCCGCGTTCGAGGACGTCGCCTTCATAGCGGATCGCGCTGCACTGGTGAAAGACGCCGATGTCGTGCTTGCCGTTCAGCCTCCCGCGCTGGAGGTGGTCAATGCGATGAAGGAGGGCGCGATCCTCGTTTCGTTTATCTATGCACACAACGAGCCCGCGCTGGTGAAGCGCCTGCTCGACAAGAAAATCACCTGCTTCGCGATGGAGCGGGTGCCTCGCATTACGCGCGCCCAGTCCATGGACGCGTTATCGAGTCAGTCCGCGCTTGCAGGCTACTACGCGGTGCAACTCGGCTCGACCCATCTCGCTCGCGTGGTGCCCAAGATCACGAGCGCGGCAGGTTCGATCGGACCGGCTCACGTGCTGGTGATGGGCCTCGGTGTGGCAGGGCTGGAGGCGATCGCAACGGCGCACCGCCTTGGGGCCGTCGTCGAGGGCTATGACGTGCGGCCGGAAACGCAGGAGCAGGCGCTCTCGCTGGGCGCCACCTTCGTCGATACCGGTATCGATGCGCGCGGCAAAGGCGGCTATGCCCGTGAGCTGAGCGCTGAGGAAAAGACCAAGGTCGCGGACGTGCTGACGAAGCACATCCAGAGCGCCGATCTGATCATCACAACCGCCGCGATTCCCGGTAAGACCTCGCCCAAGCTCATCAGCCACGCACAAGTGGCCGGCATGAAAGCCGGCTCGGTGATCGTCGATTTATCGGCGGAAGGCGGCGGCAATTGCGAAGACACGCGGCCTGGTGAGACCACGCGGATCGGCAACGTGACGATCGTCGCGCCGCTGAATGTGCCCTCGCTGCTCGGCGAAGACGCGAGCGAACTGTATGCGAAGAATCAGTACAACCTGCTCGCGTTGATCATGAAAAACAACGTCATCGAGATCGACTGGAGCGACGAAGTCCTCGCCAAAACCGTGCTCACCCACGCGGGCGAGAACAAGGCGGAGGCGAGCGACGAGGCGGCCAAGCCTGTCGTTGCCGCGAAAAAACCTCCCGCGAAAGCCGCACCTGTTACGCCTGCATGA
- a CDS encoding Predicted metal-dependent hydrolase, TIM-barrel fold — translation MDSATTTPQNGWKHRTIVDTHRHPWGQKMQAKIEERGLLDPKQGFPQTNALDLMAYREVFDLDYAVPIQREGGITLSLMTNGGELEWLARDLLQTSTVEGLKFFNDEYVDIMDRYPGEFAPTANAHALEEACLPVVEEMIRQGGAKAISVASSYGDGADRVFLDSPKAEWLWEFAEANDIVVHIHPPMQSIGHESLMQYRLNEAVGRPFDSTVNVARMIASGVFDRHPKLQVLIVHMGGGLASIVGRLEFNWHLNYNGIRNPPAGKPYTNKRSPFDYCKTNILLDTMGFNAIGVRAAIELCGVDRVVFGTDFGPVPYGIKEHVQIVEDVLPSPAERELVFWKTSNRVFHLDLVDTDVATPDFLPVAVA, via the coding sequence ATGGACAGCGCGACCACGACACCGCAGAACGGATGGAAACACCGGACAATCGTCGATACCCACCGGCACCCGTGGGGACAAAAAATGCAAGCCAAAATAGAGGAGCGAGGGCTGCTCGACCCGAAACAGGGATTCCCGCAGACCAACGCTCTGGACTTGATGGCCTATCGCGAGGTTTTCGATCTGGACTACGCCGTGCCAATCCAGCGCGAGGGCGGCATCACCCTCAGCCTCATGACCAATGGCGGCGAGCTGGAGTGGCTTGCGCGGGATCTGCTCCAAACCAGCACAGTCGAGGGTCTCAAGTTCTTTAACGACGAATACGTGGATATCATGGATCGCTATCCCGGCGAGTTCGCACCGACGGCCAACGCACACGCACTCGAAGAGGCCTGTCTGCCCGTTGTTGAGGAGATGATCCGCCAAGGCGGCGCCAAGGCAATTTCGGTGGCGTCCAGCTATGGCGACGGCGCGGATCGCGTCTTCCTCGACAGCCCCAAGGCGGAATGGCTGTGGGAGTTTGCGGAAGCGAATGACATCGTGGTGCACATCCATCCGCCGATGCAGTCGATCGGACATGAGTCGCTCATGCAATACCGCCTTAACGAGGCGGTAGGCCGACCTTTCGACTCGACCGTTAACGTCGCCCGGATGATTGCCTCCGGCGTGTTCGATCGCCATCCGAAGCTGCAGGTGCTCATCGTCCACATGGGCGGCGGGCTCGCGTCGATCGTTGGACGCCTCGAATTCAATTGGCACCTCAACTACAACGGGATCAGGAACCCGCCGGCCGGCAAGCCTTACACGAACAAGCGGTCGCCATTCGACTATTGCAAGACCAACATCCTGCTCGACACCATGGGGTTCAACGCAATTGGAGTACGCGCCGCGATCGAGCTGTGCGGTGTGGACCGAGTGGTATTCGGCACCGACTTCGGTCCGGTGCCATACGGAATCAAAGAGCATGTGCAGATCGTCGAAGATGTGCTTCCGAGCCCGGCTGAGCGTGAACTGGTGTTCTGGAAGACAAGCAACCGAGTATTCCATCTGGACCTGGTCGATACCGATGTCGCAACCCCCGACTTTTTACCCGTCGCGGTTGCCTAG
- a CDS encoding SPFH domain, Band 7 family protein, translated as MNPITLVLSTVFLLAGLAAGGLVNIYLGPPFFVIAILVGMSVKVANVWEKFVILRVGKLQSVKGAGFFMIIPVFDNVVAVIDERIQTTAFNAEQALTKDTVPVNVDAIIFWHVCDAQKAALAITDYRQAIDRVAQTTLRELIGSSMLATLLSDRVAADAHLRDEIAGKTAEWGIAVGSVEIRDVAIPVALQDAMSRQAQAEREKQARVILGSAEAAIASNFVEAARVYEQQPGALQLRAMNIIYETTKERGATILMPTSMVDSLNPALALAIAGSDVTGTPLRPLKTAA; from the coding sequence ATGAATCCGATCACACTCGTTCTTTCCACCGTTTTTCTATTGGCCGGATTGGCTGCGGGAGGCCTGGTGAACATCTATCTGGGCCCGCCGTTTTTCGTCATTGCGATTCTCGTCGGCATGTCGGTCAAGGTCGCCAACGTGTGGGAGAAATTCGTCATCCTGCGAGTGGGGAAATTGCAAAGTGTCAAAGGCGCAGGCTTTTTTATGATTATTCCGGTCTTCGACAATGTTGTTGCCGTCATCGATGAACGTATTCAGACGACAGCATTCAACGCAGAACAGGCGCTGACCAAAGATACGGTACCGGTCAATGTCGACGCTATCATTTTCTGGCACGTATGCGACGCGCAAAAGGCTGCGCTCGCGATCACCGACTATCGTCAGGCGATCGACCGGGTCGCGCAGACCACGTTACGTGAGCTCATTGGTTCGTCGATGCTGGCCACGCTCCTCTCCGATCGGGTGGCGGCCGACGCGCATCTGCGAGACGAAATCGCCGGCAAGACCGCCGAGTGGGGTATCGCGGTAGGTTCCGTAGAGATCCGCGATGTGGCCATACCGGTGGCGTTGCAGGATGCGATGTCGCGTCAGGCGCAGGCGGAACGAGAAAAGCAGGCCCGCGTGATTCTCGGCTCTGCGGAAGCGGCGATTGCATCCAACTTCGTGGAAGCAGCGAGAGTCTACGAGCAACAGCCGGGGGCACTGCAACTGCGAGCGATGAACATCATCTACGAAACAACCAAGGAACGTGGGGCCACGATTCTGATGCCTACGTCGATGGTGGATAGCCTTAACCCTGCGTTGGCGCTTGCCATTGCGGGGAGTGATGTCACCGGCACGCCGCTAAGACCGCTTAAGACGGCTGCCTGA
- a CDS encoding Uncharacterized membrane protein YoaK, UPF0700 family, translated as MLTMPIHYLRTLTSRKRTDDANRRLGQALAFVAGAANAGGFLAVGQYTSHMTGIVSAMADNLAFGSVTLVITGLSSLLAFMTGAATSAMLINWGRRRQAQSEFAMPLMLEALLLLCFGILGSNLEQHRWLFVPATVDLLCFVMGLQNAIITKISKAEIRTTHVTGLVTDIGIELGKLFYWNFGAVTDWESKVRADRGRLRLLASLLGMFFAGGLVGAFGFKKIGFVATVPLAAVLVILAAVPVLDDLIGQRSRS; from the coding sequence ATGCTCACTATGCCGATCCACTACCTCCGAACCCTGACGTCCCGCAAGCGCACCGACGATGCGAATCGTCGGCTTGGCCAGGCGCTTGCCTTCGTTGCCGGCGCTGCCAACGCGGGTGGATTCCTGGCGGTCGGACAATACACCTCGCATATGACGGGGATCGTCTCGGCAATGGCCGACAACCTCGCATTCGGTAGCGTCACGCTGGTGATCACTGGACTGAGCTCGCTTCTGGCGTTCATGACCGGCGCTGCGACCTCGGCGATGCTGATCAACTGGGGCCGGCGACGGCAGGCGCAGAGCGAATTTGCGATGCCCCTGATGCTCGAAGCGCTGCTTCTGCTGTGCTTCGGGATACTGGGGTCGAACCTCGAGCAGCACCGATGGCTGTTCGTACCGGCCACCGTCGATCTGCTGTGTTTCGTCATGGGTCTGCAGAACGCGATAATCACAAAAATTTCGAAGGCGGAGATCCGCACCACCCATGTGACGGGCCTGGTGACTGACATCGGGATCGAGCTAGGCAAGCTGTTCTACTGGAATTTCGGAGCGGTGACAGACTGGGAAAGCAAGGTCCGGGCGGACCGCGGGCGGCTGCGGCTGCTTGCGTCGCTGCTCGGGATGTTCTTTGCCGGCGGGCTGGTTGGCGCCTTCGGCTTCAAGAAGATTGGCTTCGTCGCCACGGTCCCCCTCGCGGCGGTCCTGGTCATACTGGCGGCGGTACCTGTGCTCGATGATCTGATCGGGCAGCGCAGCCGATCCTGA